Proteins co-encoded in one Malus domestica chromosome 09, GDT2T_hap1 genomic window:
- the SPL11 gene encoding squamosa promoter-binding-like protein 18 (The RefSeq protein has 8 substitutions compared to this genomic sequence), with amino-acid sequence MEYWDFEDSDLAALVGSNISQPQMEHRPAESLGLEEDPVKLSSSGRLSGSNNGGDQLKFLCLVDGCRADLSRCREYHRRHRVCELHSKAPVVVVRGEQKRFCQQCSRFHSLVDFDKVKRSCRKRLNGHNQRRRKPKPESFYFSSHFFFSTYQGPRILQFSNPRVCATTNVRCIWPVKDKKGAESMRSNYHHQWLSATDERSPPNSFNGGGDKQFLFLQANDPKAAAGNRAAPQAFMCQQQTFPTTVAAASPKSTKSCALYLLSSHPTQNSVSGLDQLAQSTVTTTHPCSHDVEDRPVNPEMMFPMRPDCFWDN; translated from the exons ATGGAGTACTGGGACTTCGAGGACAGCGACCTTGCTGCTCTGGTGGGGTCCAGTATCTCACAACCCCAGATGGAGCATCGACCAGCTGAATCACTAGGATTGGAGGAGGACCCAGTGAAGCTCTCATCGTCCGGAAGGCTTAGTGGTAGTAACAATGGAGGTGATCAACTGAAATTTCTATGCCTGGTCGACGGTTGCAGGGCAGACCTCAGCCGTTGTCGGGAATATCATCGGCGGCACAGAGTCTGCGAGCTCCACTCCAAGGCCCCTGTTGTCGTCGTCAGGGGCGAACAGAAGCGATTCTGCCAGCAGTGCAGCAG ATTCCATTCTCTGGTGGACTTTGATAAGGTGAAGAGAAGCTGCAGAAAACGTCTCAATGGACACAACCAGCGCCGGCGGAAACCTAAACCGGAATCCTTCTACTTCAGTTCCCACTTCTTCTTCTCCACATACCAAG GTCCCAGGATCCTGCAATTTAGTATTCCACGAGTATGTGCAACAACTAATGTGAGATGTATCTGGCCTGTTAAGGACAAAAAAGGAGCAGAATCCATGCGTTCTAACCACCACCACCAGTGGTTGTCCGCAACTGACGAACGAAGTCATCCCAATTCCTTCAACGGCGGAGGAGAtaaacaatttattttcttgCAAGCTAATGATCCTAAAGCCGCTGCAGGCAACCGAGCAGCCCCTCAAGCTTCCATGTGCCAGCAGCAGACGTTTCCAACAACCGTTGCTGCTGCCTCACCAAAAAGCACAAAGAGTTGTGCCCTCTATCTTCTGTCATCTCATCCAACACAAAATTCAGTGAGTGGGCCAGACCACTTGGCTCAGTCCACTGTCACCACTACTCATCCATGCTCACATGATGTGGAGGACAGGCCTGTAAATCCAGAAATGATGTTTCCAATGCGCCCTGATTGCTTTTGGGACAACTGA
- the LOC103442711 gene encoding uncharacterized protein — protein MESNRKRGGFMKGKLMPFYRAAKPISKTSMQYSSIAITTSKVKPSQATTSPAYSVGYTVHGQDYVIAAAQPKQKVSFILPAGAADHHTKNSLVKQQYFDHYGGAGDEDVDMKAASYISSVQERFKLERINS, from the coding sequence ATGGAGTCAAATCGCAAACGCGGAGGTTTCATGAAGGGGAAGTTGATGCCGTTCTACCGAGCTGCAAAACCTATTTCGAAAACAAGTATGCAATATAGTAGCATCGCCATAACAACAAGCAAGGTGAAGCCGAGCCAGGCTACTACTTCACCAGCTTACTCAGTTGGGTATACAGTCCACGGCCAGGATTACGTGATTGCAGCAGCTCAGCCAAAGCAGAAGGTTTCGTTTATACTTCCCGCAGGCGCTGCAGATCATCACACCAAAAACAGCCTCGTCAAGCAGCAGTACTTTGATCATTATGGCGGTGCTGGTGACGAGGATGTCGATATGAAGGCTGCCAGCTATATTTCCTCGGTTCAAGAACGTTTCAAGCTCGAACGGATCAACTCTTGA